Genomic segment of Polycladomyces abyssicola:
TATCCCCGTCGAATCCCAAAACGCCCCCAGGATTCCGACGAGTCAGCTTTGTTTTGGCCAAGCTTCTACGGCCTTGACAGTTACTTATATTATCACCGATTTTACCCTTTGTAAAGGGGGAAATTTGATTTTGGAATAATTTTTTTGTTAACCCCGAATACGTTCCTTCAATTGTCGCTGAATCTCGCGCTCGGCATCGCGTTTGGCAATAGCAGCGCGTTTGTCATACAGTTTCTTCCCTTTGGCTAACGCCAACTCCACTTTGGCAAAACCGTTACGCAAGTGAATATCCAACGGCACCAGCGTATACCCTTTTTGCTGAGTAAGACCGATCAATTTGTTGATTTCCTGCTTGTGCAAGAGCAATTTGCGCTCCCGGGTGGGATCGTGGTTAAAACGGTTGCCCTGCTCATACGGGCTGATATGCATGTTGACCACGTACACTTCCCCGTCTTTGATGCGCGCGTAACTGTCCTTCAGGTTGACCCGGCCCTGCCGGATCGACTTGATCTCGGTACCGGTGAGGACAATGCCTGCTTCCAGCGTCTCCTCGATGTGGTAGTCGTGGGTCGCCTTCTTGTTGCGTGCAATCACTTTTGTACCTTTTTTCGGCATTGTGCTCACCCCCTGCGCGCATGAAAAAGTAGCAATTATCATTGTAACAATCAATCCGATGAATCGTCAACTCTTTTTTAAACGCAGGAAGATCAAAGCATCCCCCGAACAGACCGGAACAACGGGGAGGTACTCTCCGTCATTCCGGTCGATATCTATTTTGTCCGTATCAGGGTCATGACATCGCTAAACCAGAAACGACTACTTCAGGGCTTCTTCTTTTTCCCCTTCGCCTCCGCTTTTTTGGCTTTCTTTTTCTTCTTTCCCTTGCGCATTCTCGACTCCGAATCCGTCTCTTTCCTGCGCTTTCTGCGTTTGGGGCTTCGTTGGAACAGCCCGCCGTCTTCCCAGTCCGGCACCAGCTCGAAGTCCACCTTGTGCTCGTCGATGTTGACACCGACCACCCGAACGCGAACCCGGTCTCCAATGCGGAAAATGTTCCCCGTGCGCTCCCCGATCAAGCAATAGGCATTTTCATCGTAGTGATAATAGTCGTCGGTCATGTAGCTGATGTGCACCAGTCCTTCGACGGTGTTGTCCAATTCAACGAAAATGCCAAACGAGGTGACACCGCTGATGATGCCGTCAAATTCCTGTCCAATTTTGTCCAGCATAAACTCGGCTTTTTTCAGATCGTCCGTCTCCCGCTCCGCTTCAACGGCGATGCGCTCGCGAACTGAGCATTGCTGGGCAATATCCGGCAGTTTGTCTTTCAACTGGTTCATCCGCTCGGGGGACAACGTCCCATTGGCCAGTACTTCCCGAATGATACGGTGAATGACCAGATCGGGGTACCGCCGGATCGGTGAGGTGAAGTGGCAGTAAAACGTTGCCGCCAACCCGAAGTGGCCCGTGCATTCCGCGGCGTAACGCGCTTGCTTCATCGAACGAAGCAGGACGGTGCTGATCAGCGTCTCTTCCGGTTTGCCACTGATTTTCTCCAACAACTCCTGGAGCGCGCGGGGTTTCACTTTATCCGCCCGTCCCTTGACACTGTAGCCGAAATGAGTGATGAACTCGTAAAACGCCTGCAGTTTCTCCGTATCCGGATTTTCGTGAATCCGGTACAAAAACGGGATATCCGCCCAGGCAAAATGCTCCGCCACTGTTTCGTTGGCGCACAGCATGAATTCCTCGATCAACTGCTCGGCGATCGTACGTGGCCGTTTCACAATTTCAACCGGTTTTCCGTTTTCGTCCACCTTGATTTTGGCTTCCGTGAAATTGAAATCGATGGCGCCCCGTTTGAGCCGCTTTCTACGCAAAGTACGGGCCAGGTCGGCCATCAAGCGGAAATCGTCCACCAATGGCTCATAACGCGCGATCAGCTCGGGATCTTCGTCCTCCAGGATACGTTTGACAGCGGTATAGGTCATCCGTTCGTTCGTACGAATGACGCTGGGATAGATCTCATGACTGACGACATTGCCATCCGGGTCGATTTCCATATCGCAGGTGAGTGTCAGACGATCCACCTGAGGGTTGAGACTGCAGATGCCGTTGGACAGCCGCGGCGGCAACATGGGGATCACCCGGTCCACGAGATAGACGCTGTTGCCACGGGCATAGGCTTCCCGATCGAGCGCACTCCCTTCTTTCACATAATAGCTGACGTCGGCGATATGAACGCCAAGGCGGATGTTGCCGTTGGGCAGGCGTTCCACTGACACCGCGTCGTCCAAGTCCTTGGCGTCTTCCCCGTCGATGGTCACCATCGTACGGTCGCGCAGATCCCGCCTTCCCTCGATTTCCGCCGGATCGATTTCGGTGGGGATTTGTTCGGCCTCGGCCAGCACCTCTTCAGGGAAAGCCTCAGGCAGTTGGTATTTGCGAATGATGGAGAGGATATCGACACCTGGATCATCTTTGTGACCCAGCACTTCCGTGACCACACCCTCTGCGGTGAAACGACTGTCGGGAATGTGATGCAGTTCGACAACCACTTTGTCCCCCTGTTTGGCACCATTTCGTGCCTCCGGGGGAATGAAAATGTCTGTCGGCAGGCGTTTATCATCGGGAATGACGAACCCGAAGTGTGTGGATGGGCTGGTGAACGTTCCCACCACGACAGTACGACCCCGTTTCAAAATACGGACAATTTCCCCTTCAGGCCGCATATTCCGTGCTTGTTTCCCCTGTAGGCGGACGAGTACCGTATCGCCGTCCATCGCCCCGTT
This window contains:
- the smpB gene encoding SsrA-binding protein SmpB, translated to MPKKGTKVIARNKKATHDYHIEETLEAGIVLTGTEIKSIRQGRVNLKDSYARIKDGEVYVVNMHISPYEQGNRFNHDPTRERKLLLHKQEINKLIGLTQQKGYTLVPLDIHLRNGFAKVELALAKGKKLYDKRAAIAKRDAEREIQRQLKERIRG
- the rnr gene encoding ribonuclease R → MIEEQEILTFMKKKAYKPLTFMELVEAFAIDEEEIEAFRSLVDQMEQEGRIVQTRSRRYGVPERFNLVRGILQGHPKGFGFVVQDRPNAPDIYVHPNDMNGAMDGDTVLVRLQGKQARNMRPEGEIVRILKRGRTVVVGTFTSPSTHFGFVIPDDKRLPTDIFIPPEARNGAKQGDKVVVELHHIPDSRFTAEGVVTEVLGHKDDPGVDILSIIRKYQLPEAFPEEVLAEAEQIPTEIDPAEIEGRRDLRDRTMVTIDGEDAKDLDDAVSVERLPNGNIRLGVHIADVSYYVKEGSALDREAYARGNSVYLVDRVIPMLPPRLSNGICSLNPQVDRLTLTCDMEIDPDGNVVSHEIYPSVIRTNERMTYTAVKRILEDEDPELIARYEPLVDDFRLMADLARTLRRKRLKRGAIDFNFTEAKIKVDENGKPVEIVKRPRTIAEQLIEEFMLCANETVAEHFAWADIPFLYRIHENPDTEKLQAFYEFITHFGYSVKGRADKVKPRALQELLEKISGKPEETLISTVLLRSMKQARYAAECTGHFGLAATFYCHFTSPIRRYPDLVIHRIIREVLANGTLSPERMNQLKDKLPDIAQQCSVRERIAVEAERETDDLKKAEFMLDKIGQEFDGIISGVTSFGIFVELDNTVEGLVHISYMTDDYYHYDENAYCLIGERTGNIFRIGDRVRVRVVGVNIDEHKVDFELVPDWEDGGLFQRSPKRRKRRKETDSESRMRKGKKKKKAKKAEAKGKKKKP